A single window of Paenibacillus sp. SYP-B4298 DNA harbors:
- a CDS encoding ribose-phosphate diphosphokinase, translated as MFSDKLRIFSGSSNPKLAERICSELGQTLGRIKVSRFKSGEIYVHYEETIRNCDVFIVQSFSHPINEFFVELLVMIDAAKRASARTINIIVPYYGYARQERKAAPREPISAKMLADVLTTVGANRVITIDLHAPAIQGFFNIPVDHLTALDLLSDYLKSKDIKNPVVVSPDAGRASTAEKLANYLDSPFAIMIKKRPTHNESVITHVIGDVEGQTPIIIEDLIDTGTTIVNVVESLKERGAEDIYVCATHPLFSGPALQRLDHPYIKEVVITDSIALPESHSDRFKVLSVAPMLAEATRIIMQGGSISTLFKNAGI; from the coding sequence ATGTTTAGCGACAAGTTGCGTATTTTTTCAGGTTCCTCAAACCCCAAATTGGCCGAAAGAATCTGTTCGGAGCTCGGACAGACACTAGGCCGCATTAAAGTGTCCAGATTCAAGAGCGGTGAGATTTATGTTCACTATGAGGAGACGATTCGCAATTGCGATGTATTCATCGTGCAGTCGTTCTCTCATCCGATCAATGAATTTTTTGTGGAGCTGCTGGTGATGATCGATGCCGCCAAGCGCGCATCCGCACGCACGATCAACATCATCGTGCCGTACTATGGCTATGCCCGTCAGGAGAGAAAGGCTGCACCGCGCGAGCCGATCTCGGCCAAGATGCTGGCTGATGTTCTCACGACTGTGGGCGCGAATCGGGTCATTACGATCGACCTGCATGCTCCGGCCATCCAGGGCTTCTTCAACATTCCTGTGGACCATCTGACGGCGCTTGACCTGCTCAGCGACTATCTGAAATCCAAGGATATTAAAAATCCGGTCGTCGTCTCTCCTGACGCAGGACGCGCCTCTACGGCAGAGAAGCTGGCTAACTACCTGGATTCCCCATTTGCGATTATGATCAAGAAGCGGCCTACTCACAACGAGTCGGTGATTACGCATGTTATCGGGGATGTAGAGGGACAAACTCCAATCATCATTGAGGACCTGATCGATACGGGAACGACGATTGTCAATGTCGTTGAAAGCTTGAAGGAGCGCGGCGCCGAGGACATCTATGTGTGCGCAACACATCCGCTATTCTCCGGGCCTGCGCTTCAGCGTCTGGATCATCCGTACATTAAGGAAGTTGTTATTACGGATTCCATCGCACTGCCCGAGAGCCATTCGGATCGCTTCAAGGTGCTCTCCGTTGCTCCGATGCTGGCGGAGGCTACCCGCATCATTATGCAGGGCGGATCGATCAGCACATTGTTCAAAAATGCAGGGATATAA
- the hisJ gene encoding histidinol-phosphatase HisJ, which translates to MWIDYHTHHARCGHAVGSLEDYVKRGIEIGLDQLGLSDHIPLVHVDPAAYYPEMAMPMEELPRYVEECFELKEKYKGAIDIRVGLEADYIEGWEQQLEQIIRSYSWDYVIGSVHFLGEWDVTDFRQTHEWEGKDKLAVYRAYYDAVQKAAASGLYDYIGHIDVIKRFGFKPDEDVTELENAALEAVKRHDLAIELNASGLRMPVEEMFPSRRMLEYARDLGIPLTIGSDAHQPERLGQYLDQARAQLKELGFSHLATFSQRKRTMISF; encoded by the coding sequence ATGTGGATTGACTATCACACACATCATGCCCGTTGCGGCCACGCGGTCGGAAGCCTGGAGGATTACGTGAAGAGAGGGATTGAGATCGGACTGGACCAGTTGGGCCTGTCCGATCACATCCCTCTTGTCCATGTCGACCCGGCTGCGTATTACCCGGAGATGGCGATGCCGATGGAGGAGCTGCCTCGCTATGTGGAGGAGTGCTTCGAGCTGAAGGAGAAGTACAAGGGAGCCATCGACATCCGCGTGGGGCTGGAGGCGGATTATATCGAGGGCTGGGAGCAGCAGCTTGAACAGATCATCCGCTCATACTCATGGGATTATGTCATCGGCTCCGTTCATTTTCTCGGTGAGTGGGATGTGACCGACTTCCGTCAAACCCATGAGTGGGAGGGCAAGGACAAGCTGGCGGTATACCGGGCATACTATGATGCGGTGCAAAAAGCGGCTGCCTCGGGTCTATATGATTACATCGGTCATATCGACGTTATCAAGCGGTTCGGCTTCAAGCCGGACGAGGATGTGACGGAGCTTGAGAACGCCGCCCTGGAGGCGGTGAAGCGGCATGATCTGGCGATCGAGCTCAATGCCTCCGGGCTGCGAATGCCGGTGGAGGAGATGTTCCCCAGCCGTCGGATGCTGGAATACGCCCGCGATCTGGGCATTCCGTTGACGATTGGATCGGATGCGCATCAGCCGGAGCGGCTCGGCCAATATCTGGATCAGGCGCGCGCGCAGTTGAAAGAGCTTGGATTTTCTCATCTGGCAACGTTTAGCCAGCGTAAACGGACGATGATAAGTTTTTGA
- the hisH gene encoding imidazole glycerol phosphate synthase subunit HisH gives MIAIIDYGMGNLHSVSKAVERLGYEAVITADAQRILDAEGAILPGVGAYGDAMQNLHHTGLGEVTRFYAESGKPLLGICLGMQLLFSRGEEHGSNEGLGLLEGTVVRFQGSYKVPHMGWNKLSFRQDSPLFRGLEEGHVYFVHSYHAKPAHAEHLLATTDYYQDVTAIVGKGNVYGMQFHPEKSGELGMRLLDNFLRLTGSASRPAAEQLQQG, from the coding sequence GTGATCGCGATCATCGATTACGGCATGGGCAATCTGCATAGTGTCAGCAAGGCGGTCGAGCGACTTGGCTATGAGGCGGTCATTACTGCCGATGCGCAGCGTATCCTGGATGCGGAGGGGGCGATATTGCCGGGCGTAGGCGCCTACGGCGATGCGATGCAGAATCTGCATCATACGGGGCTTGGCGAGGTGACGCGCTTCTATGCTGAATCAGGCAAGCCGCTGCTGGGCATCTGTCTGGGCATGCAGTTGCTGTTCAGCCGCGGCGAGGAGCATGGGAGCAACGAGGGTCTGGGGTTGCTGGAGGGCACAGTTGTGCGCTTCCAGGGCAGCTACAAGGTGCCTCATATGGGCTGGAACAAGCTAAGCTTCCGCCAGGATAGTCCGCTGTTCCGCGGGCTGGAGGAAGGCCATGTCTACTTCGTCCATTCCTATCATGCCAAGCCGGCGCATGCGGAGCATCTGCTGGCAACGACGGATTACTACCAGGATGTTACCGCTATTGTCGGCAAGGGCAATGTGTACGGCATGCAGTTCCATCCAGAGAAGAGCGGAGAGCTGGGGATGCGGCTGCTGGATAATTTCCTCCGCTTGACAGGCTCGGCAAGCCGTCCTGCGGCTGAACAGTTGCAGCAGGGCTAA
- the hisB gene encoding imidazoleglycerol-phosphate dehydratase HisB, which yields MTQNGPRAAEVARTTNETDIKLSFAVDGTGQTQIDTDVPFLNHMLDLFTKHGQFDLKVEARGDVDIDDHHTVEDIGICLGQTLREALGDKRGIKRYASVFVPMDEALAQVVIDISNRPHFEYRAEYPSQQVGSFTTELVHEFLWKLALEARITLHVIVHYGQNTHHMIEAVFKALGRALDEATSIDPRVQGVPSTKGVL from the coding sequence ATGACACAGAATGGACCACGCGCAGCCGAGGTGGCGCGCACGACGAATGAGACGGACATCAAGCTGTCTTTTGCAGTAGACGGCACAGGGCAGACACAGATTGATACGGATGTGCCGTTCTTGAATCATATGCTTGATCTGTTCACGAAGCACGGACAGTTCGATCTGAAGGTGGAGGCACGTGGCGACGTCGACATCGACGATCATCATACAGTAGAGGACATCGGAATCTGTCTAGGCCAGACATTGCGTGAGGCGCTGGGAGACAAGCGCGGGATCAAGCGCTATGCGAGTGTGTTTGTGCCGATGGATGAGGCGTTGGCGCAGGTCGTCATTGACATCAGCAACCGTCCTCACTTTGAATACCGCGCGGAGTACCCCTCCCAGCAGGTAGGCAGCTTCACAACGGAGCTGGTGCATGAATTTCTGTGGAAGCTGGCGCTAGAGGCGCGAATTACGCTGCATGTCATCGTTCACTATGGACAGAACACCCACCATATGATTGAAGCGGTATTCAAGGCGCTGGGACGCGCGCTGGATGAGGCCACTTCCATTGATCCTCGTGTACAAGGAGTGCCATCGACGAAGGGAGTGCTGTAG
- the hisF gene encoding imidazole glycerol phosphate synthase subunit HisF, with product MLAKRIVPCLDVKDGRVVKGVNFVNLRDAGDPVELAATYDREGADELVFLDISASHEGRATMVDVVRRTAGEITIPFTVGGGISHVDDMKRLLRAGADKIGINTAAVKNPQLISDGARVFGSQCIVVAVDARFNPEWGEWEVYTHGGRTATGMRTLEWVKEAERLGAGELLLTSMDADGTKDGFDVRLTRAVSDLVGIPVIASGGAGKVEHFHEVFEEGRADAGLAATIFHYKEMTIDEVKQDLRRKGVEVR from the coding sequence ATGTTAGCCAAACGGATAGTTCCATGTCTGGACGTGAAGGATGGGCGGGTCGTAAAGGGCGTCAATTTCGTTAATCTCCGTGATGCGGGAGACCCGGTGGAGCTGGCGGCCACCTATGATCGTGAAGGAGCGGATGAGCTGGTGTTTCTCGACATCTCGGCTTCGCATGAAGGGCGGGCGACGATGGTCGACGTTGTGCGCCGCACCGCCGGGGAGATTACGATTCCGTTCACCGTGGGCGGAGGCATCTCGCATGTCGATGATATGAAGCGGCTGCTGCGCGCAGGGGCCGACAAGATCGGCATTAATACGGCGGCGGTGAAGAACCCGCAGCTTATCTCGGATGGCGCACGTGTCTTCGGCTCGCAATGTATCGTCGTGGCCGTCGATGCCAGGTTCAACCCGGAATGGGGCGAATGGGAGGTCTACACGCATGGTGGACGGACAGCGACTGGCATGCGGACGCTGGAGTGGGTGAAGGAAGCCGAGCGCCTGGGCGCCGGCGAGCTGCTGCTGACGAGCATGGATGCGGACGGGACGAAGGATGGCTTCGATGTGCGCCTGACTCGCGCGGTGTCCGATCTGGTCGGGATTCCGGTGATCGCTTCAGGTGGAGCAGGCAAGGTGGAGCATTTCCACGAGGTGTTTGAAGAAGGTCGTGCTGACGCAGGACTGGCAGCGACGATTTTTCATTACAAAGAGATGACGATTGATGAAGTGAAGCAGGATTTGCGGAGAAAGGGAGTCGAGGTTCGATGA
- the hisIE gene encoding bifunctional phosphoribosyl-AMP cyclohydrolase/phosphoribosyl-ATP diphosphatase HisIE — translation MTDQAFQPEQIKWDRDGLVPAIVQDAVTKEVLMMAYMNRESLHKSQESGETWFWSRSRGELWHKGATSGHIQKIRSMQYDCDGDTLLVRVEQQGAACHTGRYSCFFNDIPVQGATDDPREAGDRFAMLNQLEATIAQRYAERPSGAYTTYLFDKGVDKILKKVGEEAAEVIIASKNQDNDELRSEVSDLIFHLMVLLRERGLPLDDVMRELGTRHNKPTTNKMR, via the coding sequence ATGACAGATCAGGCATTTCAACCGGAGCAGATCAAGTGGGATCGTGACGGCCTGGTGCCGGCGATCGTACAGGATGCGGTCACCAAGGAAGTTCTCATGATGGCCTATATGAACCGCGAGTCGCTGCACAAGTCGCAGGAGAGTGGAGAGACGTGGTTCTGGAGCCGTTCGCGGGGTGAGCTGTGGCATAAAGGAGCGACCTCGGGACATATACAGAAGATTCGCTCGATGCAGTACGACTGCGATGGTGACACGCTATTGGTGCGGGTAGAGCAGCAGGGCGCGGCATGTCATACAGGACGTTATAGCTGCTTCTTCAATGACATTCCGGTGCAGGGCGCTACAGATGATCCGCGGGAGGCAGGCGATCGCTTCGCGATGCTCAATCAACTGGAGGCGACGATTGCGCAGCGTTATGCAGAGCGTCCAAGCGGAGCCTATACGACGTATCTGTTCGATAAGGGCGTCGATAAAATATTGAAAAAAGTGGGCGAGGAAGCGGCGGAGGTCATTATTGCTTCCAAAAATCAGGACAATGACGAGCTGCGCAGCGAGGTGAGCGATCTGATCTTCCATCTGATGGTGCTGCTGCGCGAGCGCGGGCTGCCGCTGGATGATGTGATGAGAGAGCTGGGTACGCGGCATAATAAGCCGACCACGAACAAGATGAGATAG